Proteins encoded within one genomic window of Phototrophicus methaneseepsis:
- the atpA gene encoding F0F1 ATP synthase subunit alpha yields the protein MAENIYDSILKQIEGFTPSVDAVEVGYVEEVGDGIARVSGLKNVRYNELVRFENGTIGTAFNLESDNVGVIIMGDYGAIQEGDTVSPVGRIASVPVGEGLVGRVVDALGNPIDGKGPIAAEEFYNIERIAPGVMERKGVDRPVQTGILAIDAMIPIGRGQRELIIGDRQTGKTAVALDTIVNQKGQDMYCIYVAVGKRRGEVARIVATLEEEGAMEYTTIVMASASDAAALQYIAPYSGCAIGEWFMENGKDALVIYDDLSKHASAYRQVSLLLRRPPGREAYPGDVFYLHSRLLERAAQLSDARGGGSLTALPIIETLLGDVSAFVPTNVISITDGQIYLESELFYSGQRPALNTGISVSRVGGSAQTTAMNKTAGGLRLQMAQFRSLAAFAQFGSNLDRDTQRQLDRGLRLNELFKQAQYQTLSVEEQIILIYAGTSGLLDEVPVDRMSAFKADFLRALRGQYSDVAQTVADNTDKRLSDELSSRIGETVKAFLETWS from the coding sequence ATGGCGGAAAATATCTACGATTCGATACTTAAACAAATAGAGGGCTTTACCCCGTCCGTAGATGCGGTCGAAGTGGGTTATGTCGAAGAAGTTGGTGATGGTATTGCACGTGTCAGTGGTTTGAAGAATGTGCGCTATAACGAACTGGTGCGCTTCGAAAATGGCACAATTGGTACCGCCTTCAACCTGGAAAGTGATAACGTCGGTGTCATCATCATGGGTGACTATGGCGCGATCCAGGAAGGTGACACGGTCAGCCCGGTAGGCCGTATCGCTTCCGTCCCGGTGGGTGAAGGGCTGGTTGGCCGTGTGGTTGATGCGCTCGGTAACCCGATTGACGGTAAAGGGCCCATCGCTGCAGAAGAATTTTACAATATTGAACGCATCGCCCCAGGCGTCATGGAACGTAAGGGTGTTGATCGCCCGGTACAGACAGGCATCCTGGCGATTGATGCGATGATTCCGATCGGTCGTGGTCAGCGTGAGTTGATCATTGGCGACCGCCAGACGGGTAAGACCGCAGTTGCGCTTGATACCATCGTCAACCAGAAGGGCCAGGATATGTACTGCATCTACGTCGCTGTGGGTAAGCGACGGGGTGAAGTGGCGCGTATCGTGGCGACGCTGGAAGAAGAAGGTGCGATGGAATACACCACCATCGTTATGGCGTCTGCTTCTGATGCAGCTGCGCTGCAATATATCGCCCCGTACAGCGGCTGCGCGATTGGCGAATGGTTTATGGAGAACGGTAAGGACGCGCTGGTTATCTACGATGACCTTTCGAAGCATGCGTCTGCTTATCGCCAGGTTTCCCTGCTGCTGCGCCGTCCTCCGGGTCGTGAAGCTTATCCGGGTGATGTCTTCTACCTGCATAGCCGCCTGTTGGAGCGCGCTGCTCAGCTCAGTGACGCCCGTGGTGGTGGCAGCCTGACGGCACTCCCCATTATTGAAACATTGCTCGGCGATGTGTCCGCCTTTGTGCCGACCAACGTGATTTCCATCACAGACGGCCAGATTTACCTGGAAAGTGAACTGTTCTACTCCGGCCAGCGCCCAGCCCTGAACACGGGTATCAGCGTGAGCCGCGTGGGTGGTAGTGCACAGACGACCGCTATGAATAAGACCGCTGGTGGTCTGCGTTTGCAGATGGCCCAGTTCCGTTCATTGGCTGCCTTCGCTCAGTTCGGCTCCAACTTGGACCGTGACACACAGCGCCAGTTGGATCGTGGTCTGCGCTTAAACGAGCTGTTCAAACAGGCTCAATACCAGACACTTTCCGTAGAAGAACAGATTATTCTCATTTATGCGGGTACCAGCGGCTTGTTGGACGAAGTTCCTGTGGATCGTATGAGTGCCTTCAAAGCTGACTTCTTGCGTGCGCTGCGTGGCCAGTACAGTGATGTGGCCCAAACAGTGGCTGATAACACAGACAAGCGGCTTTCTGATGAACTGAGCTCCCGTATTGGTGAGACAGTCAAGGCATTCCTGGAAACGTGGAGCTAG
- the proC gene encoding pyrroline-5-carboxylate reductase — protein sequence MSFEGKTIAFIGAGVMGSAIIGGLLKKKLVVPEQIIASDPNEQARQAIASQYGIQVTDDNMEAAKQAQIMVLCVKPQFMGKVLPPFYGEVAHLEMVVSIAAGVTLKTIEEGLANMNVVRAMPNTPAQIGEGISVWTCAPEVGEDQRAQAQQILEAMGQAIYVDDEKYLDMATALSGSGPAYLFLFIEAWIDAGVKMGFSRAIAEALVKQTVSGSTAYLNHTGAHPTVLRNQVTSPGGTTAAGLYELERGGLRTAVADAVWAAYKRSQELGEG from the coding sequence ATGTCATTTGAAGGGAAGACGATTGCGTTCATTGGTGCTGGGGTTATGGGCAGCGCCATTATAGGCGGATTGCTCAAGAAAAAACTTGTCGTACCAGAGCAAATCATCGCATCAGACCCCAATGAACAGGCGCGGCAGGCAATCGCATCACAGTATGGCATCCAGGTAACGGATGATAATATGGAGGCAGCCAAGCAAGCCCAGATTATGGTGCTGTGTGTGAAGCCGCAATTCATGGGCAAGGTGCTGCCGCCGTTCTACGGCGAAGTCGCCCATCTTGAAATGGTCGTTAGTATTGCCGCTGGCGTTACGCTGAAGACCATTGAAGAGGGCCTCGCCAATATGAACGTCGTCCGTGCAATGCCCAATACCCCTGCCCAGATTGGGGAAGGCATTTCCGTATGGACTTGCGCGCCGGAAGTTGGCGAAGATCAGCGTGCTCAGGCGCAGCAAATCCTAGAAGCAATGGGGCAGGCTATTTATGTCGATGATGAAAAATACCTGGACATGGCAACAGCCCTGAGTGGCTCCGGCCCGGCGTATCTGTTCCTATTTATAGAGGCATGGATCGACGCGGGTGTGAAAATGGGCTTTTCGCGCGCGATTGCGGAAGCACTCGTCAAGCAGACTGTCAGCGGCAGCACGGCTTATCTAAATCATACGGGCGCGCATCCGACGGTGCTACGCAACCAGGTGACGAGCCCCGGCGGGACGACCGCAGCAGGCTTGTACGAATTGGAACGGGGCGGCCTGCGCACAGCGGTTGCGGATGCAGTTTGGGCTGCTTATAAACGCTCTCAGGAGTTAGGAGAGGGCTAG
- the menC gene encoding o-succinylbenzoate synthase gives MRPITIKSINLYPISMPFVEPLKTSFGMEPFKGAVLVEVITEDGVSGWGESAVAPQPGYSGETVATAYHIIRHFMAPLLTGKTISDPYQARSILKVVRDHHHARAGIEGAVWDAFAKANDMRLTDLFASYTNDSSTNRVVVGVSIGIQPSVEDTLKIIRKRLGQGYQRIKLKIKRGWDVDFAREIRQALPDTTIMLDANSAYTLADADHLAQLDELNLLMIEQPLQPFDIYEHGLLNHHLETPICLDESVRTSNDLRIALQVNAIDILNLKPARVGGYAESLDMYAICVEHELPLWIGGMLETGIGRAANIAFAALPGVTLPSDISATDRYFATDIAEPAFVLAEGSTLTVPDGPGIGVEVVRERIEEAAARWEEHHLYPIG, from the coding sequence GTGCGCCCCATTACGATCAAATCCATTAATTTATATCCGATTTCGATGCCCTTTGTGGAGCCGTTGAAGACTAGCTTCGGTATGGAGCCATTTAAAGGTGCTGTCCTGGTAGAAGTCATCACTGAAGATGGTGTGAGCGGCTGGGGAGAATCCGCCGTTGCGCCGCAACCTGGTTATAGTGGCGAGACGGTGGCGACTGCCTATCACATTATCCGGCATTTCATGGCCCCGCTCTTAACGGGGAAAACCATCTCCGATCCTTATCAGGCTCGTTCGATCCTCAAGGTTGTGCGTGATCATCATCACGCCCGTGCAGGGATTGAAGGTGCTGTCTGGGATGCATTCGCCAAGGCCAATGATATGCGCTTGACGGATTTATTCGCGTCTTATACCAACGATAGCAGTACCAATCGCGTCGTTGTGGGCGTCAGCATCGGGATTCAACCTTCTGTGGAGGATACGCTCAAAATTATCCGCAAACGGTTGGGGCAGGGGTATCAGCGCATCAAGCTTAAGATTAAGCGTGGTTGGGATGTGGATTTCGCCCGTGAGATCCGCCAGGCGCTACCAGATACCACCATTATGCTGGATGCCAATAGCGCTTACACATTGGCTGATGCAGATCATCTGGCCCAGCTGGATGAGCTTAACCTGCTGATGATTGAGCAGCCTTTACAGCCATTTGATATTTATGAGCATGGCCTGCTGAACCATCATCTGGAAACGCCTATTTGCCTGGATGAGAGCGTCCGCACTTCTAATGATCTGCGTATTGCGCTGCAAGTTAATGCAATTGACATCTTAAACCTGAAGCCGGCCCGCGTTGGCGGCTATGCCGAAAGCCTCGATATGTACGCTATCTGCGTCGAGCACGAGTTGCCGCTGTGGATAGGGGGGATGTTAGAGACCGGGATCGGGCGTGCGGCCAATATCGCTTTTGCTGCTCTGCCAGGTGTGACGCTGCCAAGTGATATTTCTGCGACGGATCGCTATTTTGCGACGGATATTGCCGAGCCGGCTTTCGTGCTGGCGGAAGGTAGTACGCTAACTGTGCCAGATGGTCCTGGTATTGGTGTTGAAGTCGTCCGCGAGCGCATCGAAGAAGCTGCCGCTCGTTGGGAAGAACATCATCTCTATCCAATCGGCTAA
- a CDS encoding GNAT family N-acetyltransferase, which produces MQSSITIQLVHDHAQFEDAVNLQKIYWGDDDAALVPSHMLASIANYGGHVHAAYDGDTMVGVLMGFLGASIQPESQDAAPDRLLIMSKRMVVLPEYRGHKIGERLKLAQRDYALQHRIPLVTWTFDPMLSRNAYLNIHKLAALGQDYAVNYFGEAAAHPTLSEDRLVVNWWVDDSLTHQRLNGETLWQSADAPILNPVTFRDGLPVPSEPAALPEENLLLLEIPSQFVALNNVDAGLGRAWRDHGRHYFLETLKAGYQAVDFLRRNDRTFYVLAKLENPPGFAS; this is translated from the coding sequence ATGCAGTCATCCATCACAATTCAACTCGTTCACGATCACGCTCAATTTGAAGACGCCGTCAACTTACAAAAAATCTACTGGGGCGATGACGATGCGGCCCTGGTGCCATCTCATATGCTTGCCAGTATCGCGAATTATGGCGGTCATGTTCATGCGGCTTATGATGGCGATACAATGGTAGGGGTGTTGATGGGGTTTCTGGGGGCGTCGATCCAGCCAGAGAGCCAGGACGCCGCGCCTGACCGCCTGCTGATTATGTCCAAGCGTATGGTGGTCTTGCCAGAGTATCGAGGCCACAAGATTGGCGAGCGCCTCAAGCTGGCGCAGCGCGATTATGCTTTACAGCACCGTATCCCGTTGGTGACATGGACGTTTGACCCCATGTTGTCGCGCAATGCGTATCTGAATATTCATAAGCTGGCTGCTCTGGGGCAGGATTATGCTGTCAATTATTTTGGCGAGGCTGCCGCACATCCCACGCTGAGCGAGGATCGCCTTGTGGTGAACTGGTGGGTTGATGACAGCCTCACGCATCAACGCTTGAATGGCGAAACGCTCTGGCAGAGCGCAGATGCACCGATTTTGAATCCGGTCACCTTCCGCGATGGGCTGCCAGTTCCATCCGAACCAGCAGCATTGCCGGAGGAGAATCTGCTGTTGTTAGAAATTCCGTCGCAGTTCGTGGCGCTGAACAATGTTGATGCGGGATTGGGGCGTGCATGGCGCGATCATGGCCGCCATTACTTCCTGGAAACGTTGAAGGCAGGCTATCAGGCTGTTGATTTCCTGCGGCGCAATGATCGGACGTTTTATGTGTTAGCGAAGCTGGAGAATCCGCCGGGTTTTGCCAGTTAG
- a CDS encoding SDR family oxidoreductase, whose amino-acid sequence MILITGGTGFIGRHVVRALMERGLPLRCLLPEHRAGRVPWDANAPNSPEIIVGTILDQEAVFRAVTGAHTIIHLENAMWWGRERDLERIEVAGTRNLITQARAARVGRLITVSHLGAASSSAYMLHRIKGQVEEMIRASGLAYTIIRSGIVFGEDDAFINNIAMMLSTNPFFYLMPGMGEVSLHPIYIDDLVRAVVSSLEQINTVDRVLEIGGPEYTTIEDLLRTVMRVTRMHRLIISMPPYVMRGLARLYSRIFPRSFVTPHWLDILATNRTTQLGNTYDYFGFQPRRFEDTLVTYMPQQRYYLKTIRFAFRRRPRRL is encoded by the coding sequence ATGATATTGATTACCGGAGGCACAGGCTTTATAGGGCGGCACGTTGTCCGGGCGTTAATGGAACGTGGACTGCCGTTACGCTGCCTGCTACCCGAGCACCGCGCTGGCCGCGTCCCCTGGGATGCGAATGCGCCTAATTCGCCTGAGATTATCGTTGGCACCATCTTGGACCAGGAAGCTGTCTTCCGTGCGGTGACAGGTGCGCATACCATCATTCATCTCGAAAATGCGATGTGGTGGGGCCGTGAGCGTGACCTGGAACGTATTGAAGTGGCCGGGACGCGCAACCTCATTACCCAGGCACGGGCGGCCCGTGTGGGGCGTCTGATCACGGTGAGTCACCTGGGAGCGGCTTCGTCTTCTGCCTATATGCTGCATCGTATTAAAGGGCAGGTGGAGGAGATGATACGTGCCAGCGGCCTCGCTTATACGATCATCCGCTCCGGCATCGTCTTTGGGGAAGATGATGCTTTCATCAATAATATCGCCATGATGTTGAGTACAAACCCCTTTTTCTACCTCATGCCCGGTATGGGAGAAGTTTCTCTGCATCCCATTTACATTGATGATCTTGTGCGCGCTGTTGTTAGCAGCCTGGAGCAGATCAATACTGTGGATCGTGTGCTGGAGATTGGCGGGCCGGAATATACCACGATTGAAGATTTGCTGCGCACTGTGATGCGCGTCACGCGGATGCACCGCTTGATTATCTCTATGCCCCCTTATGTGATGCGCGGCTTAGCTCGGTTATATAGCCGCATTTTTCCGCGGTCCTTTGTTACTCCGCATTGGCTGGATATACTCGCTACCAACAGAACAACACAGCTTGGCAATACCTACGATTATTTTGGGTTCCAGCCGCGCCGTTTTGAAGACACCTTAGTGACGTATATGCCTCAGCAGCGTTACTACTTAAAGACGATTCGTTTTGCATTCCGGCGGCGTCCACGCCGCCTATAA
- the fabF gene encoding beta-ketoacyl-ACP synthase II: protein MGDRRVVITGIGAFVPTGNTPEEAWQNIAAGKSGIGLITQFDRSIVENQIAGEVKNFDPDEILGRKESRRTDRSAQLAVAASRQAFADSGLEITADNSYDIGCIIGSGVGGIGSLIESVQAFLERGHRAISPLAIPRILIDSSSGKVSMDLGLRGPNFNITTACATGNNCIGEAAEIIKRRQADVMLAGATEAAIVPITIAGFNNMKALSHRNDDPEGASRPFDADRDGFVPAEGAATLVLEDLEHALARGAKIYGEVLGYGHTSDAYHPTAPMETGEGAAKAMVRALEDAGLTAKDIDYINAHGTGTQLNDMAETKALKVALGEEAYNIPISSTKSMTGHLLGAAGTIEAIIGLMAIRDNFIPPTINLETPDPECDLNYTPNVGVKADVDVVMSNGFGFGGHNATIILGRYTANGTSN from the coding sequence GTGGGAGATCGTCGTGTGGTTATAACCGGGATAGGGGCCTTCGTCCCAACCGGCAATACACCAGAAGAAGCCTGGCAAAATATCGCCGCTGGTAAAAGTGGCATCGGGCTCATCACCCAGTTTGATCGTTCTATTGTTGAAAATCAAATCGCGGGCGAAGTGAAGAACTTTGATCCCGATGAAATTCTTGGTCGTAAAGAATCCCGCCGTACAGATCGCAGTGCCCAACTGGCTGTCGCGGCATCGCGCCAGGCCTTTGCAGACAGCGGCCTGGAAATTACCGCCGATAATTCCTATGACATCGGTTGTATTATCGGTAGCGGCGTTGGTGGCATTGGGTCGCTGATCGAATCCGTGCAAGCATTCCTGGAGCGCGGCCATCGGGCCATCAGCCCCCTGGCGATCCCGCGCATCCTGATCGACAGCAGTTCTGGCAAAGTGTCGATGGACCTGGGCTTGCGTGGGCCAAACTTCAACATCACGACAGCCTGCGCCACAGGCAATAACTGCATTGGCGAAGCCGCCGAAATCATCAAGCGCCGTCAGGCTGATGTGATGCTGGCCGGGGCAACAGAAGCAGCCATCGTGCCCATTACGATTGCAGGCTTCAACAATATGAAGGCCCTTTCGCATCGCAATGACGACCCCGAAGGCGCATCTCGTCCATTTGATGCAGACCGCGACGGCTTCGTCCCGGCAGAAGGTGCTGCGACCCTCGTCCTGGAAGATCTCGAACATGCCCTAGCACGTGGTGCCAAAATCTATGGTGAAGTCCTCGGCTATGGGCACACATCCGACGCTTACCACCCCACCGCGCCAATGGAAACAGGCGAAGGGGCAGCCAAAGCTATGGTTAGAGCGCTGGAAGACGCTGGCCTGACCGCCAAAGACATTGACTACATCAATGCACATGGCACAGGGACCCAGCTCAACGATATGGCAGAGACAAAAGCACTCAAAGTCGCGCTGGGCGAAGAAGCTTATAACATTCCGATTAGCTCAACAAAATCTATGACCGGACACTTACTCGGCGCTGCGGGCACAATCGAGGCCATTATCGGCCTGATGGCAATCCGCGACAACTTCATACCGCCAACCATCAACCTGGAAACACCAGACCCTGAATGTGACCTCAACTACACGCCTAACGTCGGGGTCAAGGCCGACGTGGATGTCGTGATGAGCAATGGGTTCGGCTTCGGCGGGCATAATGCAACAATAATCCTGGGTAGATATACAGCCAATGGCACAAGCAACTAA
- a CDS encoding beta-ketoacyl-ACP synthase III codes for MAQATNGSKRAPVQYAHITGWGMAVPDNIMTNDDLAAIVETNDEWIRTRTGIRERRIAGDRDSSATLGYRAAQAALEVADVLPMDIDLIIVATSTSEHIFPSTASLIQDWLGASNAGAFDLSAACSGFVYALNMAAQAMKSGSIDTAVVIGAETMSRVMDWQDRSTCILFGDGAGAVVLQSSDQEGGVLSSVLRSDGAGHDLLAIPTPNARTLDGHKLNKMYMAGGEVFKFATRVVDESVRQTTELAGITINDVDLIIPHQANYRILQSAARKLNLDMDKFVSNLDRYGNTSAASIPIALCEAIEQGRIRKDDHLVLVGFGGGLAWASMCIKWGVPEPSAQHGTRINRQRRRAAYILARVRARLERLRRSWSSFLRWTNPRNARLMRLQRKANREDLS; via the coding sequence ATGGCACAAGCAACTAACGGCAGCAAACGGGCCCCAGTCCAATATGCACATATCACAGGCTGGGGCATGGCTGTGCCAGATAACATCATGACAAATGATGATCTGGCAGCCATCGTCGAAACAAATGATGAATGGATCCGGACGCGTACGGGGATTCGTGAACGCCGCATTGCCGGGGACCGCGATTCTTCTGCGACGCTGGGTTATCGCGCCGCGCAGGCCGCCCTTGAAGTCGCCGATGTGCTGCCGATGGATATCGACCTGATCATTGTAGCGACATCTACATCGGAGCACATCTTCCCCAGTACTGCCAGCCTCATCCAGGATTGGCTTGGGGCCAGCAATGCTGGTGCCTTCGACTTGAGCGCGGCTTGTTCCGGCTTCGTCTATGCGCTTAACATGGCTGCCCAGGCAATGAAATCCGGCAGCATTGATACAGCCGTCGTCATCGGTGCTGAAACGATGAGCCGTGTCATGGATTGGCAGGACCGGAGCACGTGTATCCTCTTTGGCGATGGGGCCGGGGCTGTGGTCTTACAGAGCAGCGACCAGGAAGGCGGCGTCCTGAGCAGCGTCCTGCGATCTGATGGCGCCGGACATGATTTACTGGCGATCCCGACACCCAACGCTCGCACGCTGGACGGGCACAAGCTCAATAAGATGTATATGGCAGGTGGTGAGGTCTTTAAGTTCGCGACGCGTGTTGTGGATGAAAGCGTCCGTCAGACGACGGAATTAGCCGGTATCACCATTAACGATGTCGACCTCATCATTCCACATCAGGCCAATTACCGCATCTTGCAAAGCGCCGCCCGCAAGCTCAACCTCGACATGGACAAGTTCGTCAGCAACCTCGACCGCTATGGCAATACATCAGCGGCATCAATCCCCATTGCGTTGTGCGAGGCTATCGAACAGGGCCGCATTCGCAAAGATGATCATCTCGTGCTGGTTGGCTTTGGGGGTGGGCTGGCATGGGCCTCAATGTGCATCAAGTGGGGCGTGCCGGAGCCAAGTGCCCAACATGGGACGCGCATCAACCGCCAACGGCGTCGTGCAGCCTATATTCTGGCTCGCGTGCGTGCTCGGTTAGAACGCCTGCGTCGCAGTTGGAGCAGCTTCTTGCGCTGGACGAACCCGCGTAATGCACGCCTGATGCGTTTACAGCGTAAAGCAAACCGCGAAGACCTATCCTGA
- a CDS encoding purine-nucleoside phosphorylase, translated as MTYTTADYEQAVAAIRQHTTIQPRIGLVLGSGLGTLADTLENAVAIPYAEIPGWPASTVHGHAGRLVIGELSGQQVVAQQGRAHFYEGYTMQQITFPIRVMHFLGVQTLILTNAAGGVDPSFSVGDVMLINDHINFPGMTGSNPLMGPNDDAIGPRFVGLAQAYDREMRGIARDVAREANIPLHEGVYAAVSGPSFETPAEIRMLRTIGANAVGMSTVHEVLVARHAGMRVMACSGITNVAIDHVDSELETNHEEVLEAGKVIVPRLKTIVTGVLSALA; from the coding sequence ATGACCTATACGACAGCGGACTATGAACAGGCGGTCGCAGCGATCCGCCAACATACGACCATACAGCCCCGGATCGGGCTGGTACTCGGTTCTGGGTTGGGTACTTTGGCAGATACCCTGGAAAATGCGGTGGCGATCCCCTATGCGGAGATTCCAGGTTGGCCTGCTTCGACAGTTCATGGACATGCTGGTCGCCTTGTGATTGGTGAGCTGAGTGGGCAGCAGGTTGTCGCTCAGCAGGGACGTGCCCATTTTTACGAAGGGTACACCATGCAGCAAATCACGTTTCCGATCCGTGTGATGCACTTTTTAGGCGTACAGACGCTTATCCTGACGAACGCCGCAGGCGGGGTAGACCCCAGTTTTTCCGTTGGCGATGTGATGCTCATCAATGACCATATCAATTTCCCAGGTATGACGGGCAGCAACCCCTTGATGGGGCCAAATGATGATGCTATCGGGCCACGCTTTGTGGGGCTGGCACAGGCTTATGATCGAGAGATGCGGGGCATCGCACGTGACGTTGCCAGAGAAGCCAATATCCCCCTGCACGAAGGCGTGTATGCGGCGGTTTCTGGCCCTAGCTTTGAGACGCCGGCTGAAATCCGTATGCTGCGGACGATTGGCGCAAATGCTGTTGGCATGTCGACTGTGCACGAAGTGCTTGTGGCGCGCCATGCGGGTATGCGTGTGATGGCGTGCTCTGGCATTACAAATGTGGCGATTGATCATGTAGATAGTGAATTGGAAACCAATCACGAAGAGGTATTGGAAGCGGGTAAAGTGATTGTGCCGCGTTTGAAAACGATCGTCACCGGTGTACTGAGCGCACTGGCTTAA
- the yqeC gene encoding selenium cofactor biosynthesis protein YqeC has translation MKLHQAFDVVRGDVVAFVGAGGKTSTMLALGHELAESGWRVLATTTTQLSEEQLASFPHGMRLAAGSRAISDALTDHRFVFLYDHIEKGAAYGPAMDRMQLLLDTVDSDVLLVEADNAHGLPFKAPAANEPVIPPETSLVVPLVGLSALDKPLDEDHVGNPQAMIDRFGFYKGGKVRSPWIAQVLRDETLGLKDVPDRARAIAFLNQAPQEGYLRTRARLIAKLALKSPKLYGVAIGSARSADPVVEVQRPVAAIILAGGQSSRMGQPKVLLPWDSGQTIIEHIITQLIRSRVEHIVVVTGHYAEEVKRIVKPMDVRVVHNRAYRTGEMVSSLKAGLRSLPDHIAAAMFVLGDQPRIQPRVIYDVLKAYAEGVGDIVIPSYQMRRGHPILVGRRYWSEFLALRNNATPRDVINAHEDRITYVKVYTDSVIRDVDTPSDYYEERLRAGLRQNRLD, from the coding sequence ATGAAACTACACCAAGCATTTGACGTTGTGCGTGGCGATGTGGTCGCTTTTGTGGGCGCAGGTGGTAAAACATCGACGATGCTGGCCCTCGGTCATGAACTGGCTGAATCTGGCTGGCGTGTGCTTGCTACCACAACCACACAACTTTCTGAAGAACAATTGGCTTCTTTCCCGCATGGGATGCGGTTGGCGGCTGGTTCGCGGGCGATTTCCGACGCACTGACGGACCATCGGTTTGTGTTCCTATACGACCACATCGAAAAAGGGGCTGCCTATGGCCCTGCTATGGATCGTATGCAGTTACTGCTGGATACGGTCGATAGTGATGTGCTGCTGGTCGAGGCGGATAACGCCCATGGGTTACCGTTTAAGGCCCCTGCTGCCAATGAACCTGTTATTCCGCCAGAAACTTCGCTTGTGGTGCCGCTGGTCGGCCTTTCTGCGCTGGATAAACCGCTTGATGAGGATCATGTCGGGAACCCACAGGCGATGATTGATCGCTTTGGGTTCTACAAAGGCGGTAAAGTCCGTTCTCCGTGGATTGCGCAAGTCCTGCGTGATGAGACGCTTGGCTTAAAAGATGTGCCGGACCGTGCGCGGGCCATCGCATTTTTGAACCAGGCACCGCAGGAAGGGTATCTCCGCACGCGGGCACGCTTGATTGCCAAACTCGCGCTGAAGTCGCCCAAACTTTATGGTGTTGCCATTGGTTCGGCACGTTCCGCTGATCCCGTGGTCGAGGTGCAGCGGCCAGTTGCAGCGATTATCCTGGCGGGCGGGCAATCCAGCCGGATGGGGCAGCCCAAGGTGCTGCTGCCGTGGGATAGCGGCCAGACGATCATTGAGCACATCATCACGCAGCTTATTCGTTCCCGCGTGGAGCATATCGTTGTCGTCACCGGGCATTATGCCGAAGAAGTGAAGCGCATCGTCAAACCAATGGACGTGCGCGTCGTTCATAACCGTGCTTACCGGACCGGGGAGATGGTCTCTTCGCTCAAGGCTGGGTTGCGTTCGCTGCCGGATCACATCGCTGCGGCTATGTTCGTCCTGGGCGACCAACCCAGGATTCAGCCACGCGTCATCTATGATGTGTTAAAAGCCTATGCGGAAGGTGTGGGCGATATCGTGATCCCCAGTTATCAGATGCGGCGTGGGCATCCTATCCTGGTGGGGCGTCGTTACTGGTCTGAGTTCCTTGCTTTGCGGAATAATGCCACACCTCGTGACGTGATTAACGCGCACGAAGACCGCATCACCTATGTGAAGGTCTATACGGATAGTGTGATTCGCGATGTGGATACGCCGTCGGATTATTACGAGGAGCGATTGCGCGCCGGGTTGCGCCAGAACCGACTTGACTAA